The following proteins come from a genomic window of Bradyrhizobium paxllaeri:
- the hypF gene encoding carbamoyltransferase HypF, with the protein MSASSDAIIRGETRLRVRISGAVQGVGFRPYVYGLATRYGLTGFVANDPDGVIIEVEGDRTCEFVAALPRERPPLARIDHISVQEIGALAAKDFSIRASEHGRVSTRILADTATCQECLDELFDPNSRYYLYPFINCSHCGPRYTIAKRLPYDRRNTAMREFAMCAACAGEYADPASRRFHAEAIACPTCGPRLSHGINDIAAAIDGGQIVAIKGVGGYQLLCDARNHDAVQRLRKKKQRDQKPFAVMVGSVEQVSEIAEANAAELPLLESIARPIVLLLSRNNLAPAIAPGLSRVGIMLPVAPLHHLIFHALRSTGAWDGGQGPVIVSTSANPGGEPLPIDNAEALWRLAGIADLIVTHDRDILTRADDSVVAVVAGRRQFIRRARGYVPEPIRLARSVPPVLAVGGALKSTITVTRGSEAFVSQHIGDLDTAEGIRFFEETIRHLTSTLDIDPVVIAHDLHPNMATTRFAEASGRALVAVQHHHAHAAAVIAEHGLGRPTLALLLDGYGYGSDGGNWGGELLLCEGAGFRRIGHLAPLQMPGGDRAAREPWRMASAIFHLLGRKNEIGLRFAAQSQAERLPSLLDPPSVTTTTSAGRLFDAAAALLGIAALQSYEGEAAMKLEAHVRRTAVLEAGWMIDGHVLSFRPLFARLIADNVGATEGAGLFHGTFAAACVDWVARAARTTGVATVVLSGGCFLNAVLAEEIQRGCIAAGLTPLLPRQVPPNDGSLSLGQAWIAALQIAERPSVLEGIA; encoded by the coding sequence ATGAGCGCGAGCAGCGACGCCATCATCCGCGGTGAAACGCGGCTGCGGGTGCGCATCAGTGGCGCCGTGCAGGGTGTCGGCTTTCGTCCTTATGTATATGGTCTCGCTACCCGCTATGGGTTGACCGGGTTCGTCGCCAACGATCCCGATGGCGTGATCATCGAGGTTGAGGGCGACCGTACGTGCGAGTTTGTCGCCGCTCTGCCACGCGAAAGGCCTCCATTGGCGCGGATCGACCACATCTCCGTTCAGGAGATTGGTGCGCTTGCGGCGAAAGACTTTTCGATCCGCGCCAGCGAACACGGGAGGGTGTCGACCCGAATCCTCGCCGATACCGCAACATGCCAGGAATGTCTTGATGAGTTGTTCGACCCGAACAGCCGATATTACCTCTATCCCTTCATCAACTGCTCTCATTGCGGCCCTCGCTATACCATCGCCAAACGGCTTCCCTACGATCGCCGTAACACTGCGATGAGGGAGTTTGCGATGTGTGCCGCCTGCGCGGGCGAATATGCCGATCCGGCGAGCCGCAGGTTTCATGCGGAAGCGATTGCCTGTCCGACATGCGGTCCTCGGCTCAGTCATGGGATCAACGATATTGCCGCGGCGATCGACGGCGGCCAAATCGTCGCGATAAAGGGAGTGGGCGGGTACCAGTTGCTTTGCGACGCTCGCAACCATGACGCCGTGCAGCGTTTGCGCAAGAAGAAGCAGCGCGACCAGAAGCCGTTCGCGGTCATGGTTGGTTCCGTAGAGCAGGTCAGCGAGATTGCGGAGGCGAATGCCGCCGAGCTCCCACTGCTCGAATCCATCGCCCGCCCGATCGTTCTCCTGCTGTCGCGCAACAATCTGGCGCCGGCGATAGCCCCCGGCCTGTCGCGCGTTGGCATCATGCTGCCGGTGGCCCCGTTGCATCACCTCATCTTCCATGCGCTTCGTTCGACAGGTGCATGGGATGGGGGTCAAGGTCCGGTCATTGTCAGCACCAGTGCTAATCCCGGCGGCGAACCGCTCCCGATCGACAACGCGGAGGCGCTGTGGCGGCTCGCGGGCATCGCCGATCTTATTGTGACCCATGATCGTGATATTCTGACGCGCGCCGATGATTCCGTGGTGGCGGTGGTGGCGGGGCGGCGTCAATTCATTCGTCGCGCCCGCGGCTATGTTCCCGAACCGATCCGGCTTGCGAGGTCTGTGCCGCCCGTGCTCGCCGTAGGCGGCGCGTTGAAATCGACCATCACGGTTACACGGGGCAGTGAGGCGTTCGTCTCCCAGCACATCGGCGATCTCGATACGGCTGAAGGCATCCGCTTCTTTGAGGAGACGATCCGGCACCTCACATCGACCCTCGACATCGATCCTGTCGTCATTGCCCATGATCTGCATCCCAACATGGCGACCACCCGATTTGCGGAAGCAAGCGGCCGCGCGCTGGTCGCTGTCCAGCATCACCACGCGCACGCTGCCGCCGTCATCGCAGAGCATGGCCTTGGGCGGCCTACGCTCGCCCTTCTCCTCGACGGCTATGGTTATGGCTCCGACGGCGGCAACTGGGGTGGCGAGCTATTGTTGTGCGAAGGTGCCGGGTTTCGAAGGATCGGGCATCTCGCGCCCTTGCAAATGCCTGGCGGAGATCGCGCAGCCCGCGAGCCTTGGCGCATGGCGAGCGCAATATTTCACTTGCTGGGGCGGAAAAACGAAATCGGGCTGCGTTTTGCAGCACAGTCGCAGGCCGAGCGTCTGCCGTCATTGCTCGATCCACCCAGCGTGACGACTACGACCAGCGCGGGCCGGCTGTTCGACGCAGCAGCGGCGCTGCTGGGGATCGCGGCTTTGCAGAGCTATGAGGGCGAAGCCGCGATGAAGCTAGAGGCGCATGTGCGGCGGACTGCGGTGCTTGAAGCGGGCTGGATGATCGATGGCCACGTGCTGTCCTTTCGCCCGCTGTTTGCGCGCTTGATTGCAGACAACGTCGGCGCCACGGAGGGAGCCGGGCTGTTTCATGGCACGTTCGCCGCTGCCTGCGTTGATTGGGTCGCGCGCGCGGCGCGGACAACTGGCGTTGCCACCGTCGTTCTGAGCGGCGGCTGCTTCCTGAACGCGGTACTCGCGGAAGAAATCCAACGGGGTTGCATTGCGGCCGGCCTCACTCCGCTGCTGCCGCGGCAGGTTCCGCCCAATGACGGTAGCCTGAGCCTCGGACAAGCCTGGATCGCCGCTCTGCAGATTGCAGAACGACCGTCAGTCCTGGAAGGAATAGCCTGA
- the hypB gene encoding hydrogenase nickel incorporation protein HypB produces the protein MCNVCGCSKGTPSIERADAQGAQTQGDHHDRAHGHYGHHHDHMHGGEKVHDSHNHYHGHDHHHDHSDQHAQRGGALVDCGADPAGLKTAGISGERAIQIERDILGKNNRIAADNRARFLADDLIVFNLVSGPGAGKTSLLVRAVSELKGSRPVGVIEGDQQTSNDADRIRATGVPAIQINTGKGCHLDAAMVGEAYRRLPPLKGGILFIENVGNLVCPAAFDLGEACKIVVFSAADGEDKPLKYPDMFAASSLMLINKIDLAPVIDFDLAQTIEYARRVNPSIEVLTVSARTGVGFVGLYAWIRKQAAHQRRPVEDASR, from the coding sequence ATGTGTAACGTATGTGGCTGTAGCAAAGGAACGCCCTCCATCGAACGCGCCGACGCCCAAGGTGCGCAAACCCAGGGCGATCACCATGATCGTGCGCATGGTCACTACGGTCACCACCATGATCATATGCACGGCGGTGAAAAGGTGCATGATTCTCACAACCATTACCACGGCCATGATCACCATCATGATCATAGCGATCAGCATGCTCAGCGCGGAGGGGCGCTTGTGGATTGCGGCGCCGACCCGGCCGGCTTGAAGACCGCGGGTATAAGCGGCGAGCGAGCCATTCAGATCGAGCGCGACATCCTCGGCAAGAACAATAGGATCGCCGCCGACAACCGCGCGCGCTTCCTGGCCGATGACCTGATCGTGTTCAACCTTGTTTCCGGTCCGGGCGCGGGCAAAACCTCGCTGCTCGTCCGCGCCGTCTCCGAGCTCAAGGGTAGCCGCCCGGTTGGTGTCATCGAGGGCGACCAGCAGACCTCGAACGATGCCGATCGCATTCGCGCAACCGGCGTGCCCGCAATCCAGATCAATACCGGCAAGGGCTGCCATCTCGATGCTGCGATGGTCGGCGAGGCTTATCGCCGCTTGCCGCCGCTCAAGGGCGGTATTCTCTTCATCGAGAATGTCGGGAATCTAGTGTGTCCCGCGGCGTTCGATCTCGGCGAGGCCTGTAAGATCGTGGTGTTCTCGGCCGCCGATGGTGAAGACAAGCCGCTCAAATATCCGGATATGTTCGCCGCATCGTCGCTGATGCTGATCAACAAGATTGATCTGGCGCCGGTGATCGACTTCGATTTAGCCCAAACCATCGAATATGCGAGACGCGTCAATCCGAGCATTGAGGTGCTGACGGTTTCGGCGCGTACGGGCGTGGGCTTTGTCGGGCTCTACGCTTGGATCCGGAAACAGGCTGCGCATCAGAGGCGTCCCGTCGAGGACGCATCGCGATGA
- the hypA gene encoding hydrogenase maturation nickel metallochaperone HypA codes for MHEMALCEGIVEIVEEEARRRSFSRVKTVCLEIGALSHVAPEAMKFCFAAVAARTIAHGAVIEVVELPGVAWCMACSRSVEIAQRYEPCPCCGSFQLQVTAGEEMRVKELEVD; via the coding sequence ATGCATGAAATGGCGCTTTGTGAGGGTATCGTCGAGATCGTCGAGGAGGAGGCGCGCCGACGATCGTTTTCCAGGGTGAAGACCGTGTGTCTGGAGATCGGGGCGCTGAGCCATGTCGCTCCCGAAGCGATGAAGTTCTGCTTTGCGGCCGTTGCCGCGCGGACCATCGCCCATGGCGCGGTTATTGAGGTCGTCGAATTGCCTGGTGTCGCCTGGTGCATGGCCTGTTCGAGGAGCGTTGAGATTGCGCAACGCTATGAGCCGTGTCCCTGCTGCGGCAGCTTTCAGCTACAGGTGACCGCGGGCGAAGAGATGCGGGTCAAAGAGCTGGAGGTCGACTAA
- a CDS encoding nickel-dependent hydrogenase large subunit, whose protein sequence is MSLAVRNQIDVTISLAGDAIAAVEILPRVRPPLGRLFAGKRAVSLLDVLPRIFSLCAAAHQVAFLSAIEAARDENISLATRQHRIAMVVAERLAELLRGLFVGHFALDTTSAAAIRALMEGVSALLSSAEPSCGQVRREAMARVAIALTALGITNEDGAPRLGTPLALRVAALEEDALNPTPMQHSFLSVADDRDVIERLVDDAGFCRCPDLEGRIPETGAWARQMMRDQLTLGRSGPADRLKARIAEIVRLHAWLRHGAHVETAEDGIIESYRLGQGHGAAAVECARGRLYHAVELDRQGQLSRFEFLAPTEWNFHARGPLVRSLQGVVLAAKPQSRGAVRAMVGSFDPCVGFTLNFREIGDA, encoded by the coding sequence ATGAGCCTCGCCGTCCGCAACCAGATCGATGTTACCATATCGCTTGCTGGCGACGCAATTGCCGCGGTCGAGATTCTGCCGCGCGTCCGGCCGCCATTAGGGCGGCTGTTCGCCGGCAAGCGGGCCGTTTCGTTGCTCGACGTGCTGCCGCGAATCTTCTCGTTGTGTGCCGCCGCGCACCAGGTGGCATTCCTGTCCGCGATCGAGGCGGCGCGCGACGAAAACATCAGCCTTGCGACGCGCCAGCATCGTATCGCCATGGTCGTTGCCGAGCGGCTGGCGGAATTGCTGCGGGGCCTGTTTGTCGGGCATTTCGCGCTGGATACCACGAGCGCCGCAGCGATCCGGGCCCTGATGGAGGGGGTATCGGCACTTCTCAGCAGTGCAGAGCCCAGCTGCGGCCAGGTTCGACGCGAGGCAATGGCGCGGGTTGCGATTGCGCTGACAGCGCTTGGCATAACGAACGAAGACGGAGCGCCGAGGCTCGGTACCCCACTAGCGCTTCGCGTTGCGGCTCTCGAGGAAGACGCGTTGAACCCAACGCCGATGCAGCACTCGTTTTTGTCGGTTGCCGACGACCGCGACGTCATTGAACGGCTCGTGGATGATGCAGGATTTTGCCGTTGTCCCGACCTTGAGGGCCGCATTCCCGAAACGGGTGCGTGGGCACGCCAAATGATGCGTGATCAGCTCACGCTAGGCCGGTCGGGGCCGGCCGATCGGCTAAAGGCGAGGATTGCGGAAATCGTGCGGCTGCACGCTTGGCTCCGCCACGGTGCTCATGTTGAAACAGCGGAGGATGGGATCATCGAAAGCTACAGGCTGGGGCAGGGCCATGGTGCGGCCGCGGTCGAATGCGCCAGGGGACGTCTCTATCACGCGGTTGAGCTTGATCGTCAGGGACAGCTGTCGCGCTTCGAATTTCTTGCCCCGACGGAGTGGAATTTCCACGCGCGCGGACCGCTTGTCCGCAGCCTGCAAGGCGTGGTGCTGGCCGCGAAACCACAGTCACGGGGTGCCGTTCGCGCGATGGTCGGATCCTTTGACCCTTGCGTTGGGTTCACTCTGAATTTTCGCGAAATTGGCGATGCATGA
- the hybE gene encoding [NiFe]-hydrogenase assembly chaperone HybE, whose product MTPDCEQRSCRSLHADASAWGERLAAAYRDIADRTMRHLPIFNEVLSIEAIGFRAREGRVVGMMVTPWFMNVVTPIRDGASQSSPSPGSNLRLRFPAGQIEFTVGELAPVGLIASYSLFSPMFEFEHMTSARATAEAALAALMSPANRAALHGPDARPGSIDRRHFLRIVLTERRA is encoded by the coding sequence ATGACGCCTGACTGCGAACAGCGTTCCTGCAGGAGCTTGCACGCTGATGCGTCGGCGTGGGGCGAGAGGCTCGCGGCAGCCTATCGGGATATCGCCGATCGTACCATGCGCCACCTGCCGATCTTCAACGAGGTCTTGAGCATCGAAGCGATCGGCTTTCGCGCGCGCGAGGGCAGGGTCGTCGGCATGATGGTCACGCCCTGGTTCATGAACGTGGTCACACCCATTCGCGACGGCGCTTCCCAATCCTCTCCGAGCCCGGGATCGAACCTGCGCTTGCGATTTCCGGCCGGCCAGATCGAATTCACCGTCGGTGAGCTGGCGCCCGTGGGCTTGATCGCGAGCTACTCACTGTTCTCGCCGATGTTTGAGTTCGAGCACATGACGTCCGCGCGCGCCACCGCCGAAGCAGCGCTCGCGGCGCTGATGTCGCCGGCCAACCGCGCGGCGTTACATGGGCCCGATGCGCGACCTGGTTCGATCGACCGCCGGCATTTCTTACGCATTGTACTGACGGAGCGGCGCGCATGA
- a CDS encoding hydrogenase expression/formation protein has translation MKQVSGSRPIAPRKCEQPMSVFPIAAESLDAAHSGLGAARALADPTALNGIELARNCPTAIALLYSVAAAVARQKSDVPTQLFRIGNLNDLERRLIAEVLGEGELSGVVALPSGRVAQIQESVLAGIWRVRIETDAAHEYVEVGAIPEIVRRAATDLTSSDLLIGAAPDGAMNVLPVLAEIRERAMAWQPGMRSQIINFTLLPMNPVDLAFLQQSVGNGPIQLISRGYGTCRVLATGIRNVWSVQFFNAVDSIILDTLEVGGVPMAALAAEEDFWVSAERLQEIIKAYFE, from the coding sequence ATGAAGCAGGTTTCCGGGTCGCGTCCGATAGCGCCGAGAAAATGCGAGCAGCCGATGAGCGTGTTTCCCATCGCCGCGGAAAGTCTCGACGCAGCCCATAGCGGGCTAGGGGCTGCGAGGGCGCTCGCGGACCCCACTGCGCTCAATGGCATCGAGCTGGCAAGGAACTGTCCGACTGCCATCGCGCTGTTGTATTCGGTCGCGGCCGCCGTTGCTCGCCAGAAGAGCGATGTGCCGACGCAGCTGTTCAGGATCGGAAATCTCAACGATCTGGAGCGCAGGCTGATTGCCGAAGTGCTCGGGGAGGGCGAGCTCTCCGGCGTTGTTGCTTTGCCGAGTGGCCGCGTGGCGCAAATCCAGGAATCGGTACTTGCGGGAATCTGGCGCGTGCGCATCGAGACCGACGCGGCACACGAATATGTCGAGGTCGGTGCGATCCCGGAAATCGTGCGGCGCGCCGCAACCGACCTGACGTCGAGCGATCTTCTGATCGGCGCGGCACCGGACGGCGCGATGAACGTGCTGCCGGTACTCGCAGAAATCCGTGAGCGGGCAATGGCCTGGCAGCCGGGCATGCGCTCGCAGATCATCAACTTCACCCTGCTGCCGATGAACCCGGTCGACCTGGCGTTTTTGCAGCAAAGCGTCGGCAACGGTCCGATCCAGCTCATCTCGCGCGGCTATGGGACTTGCCGAGTGCTTGCGACGGGCATCCGGAACGTCTGGTCGGTGCAGTTCTTCAATGCCGTGGACAGCATCATTCTGGATACGCTGGAAGTCGGCGGCGTGCCAATGGCTGCGTTGGCCGCCGAGGAAGATTTCTGGGTTTCCGCCGAACGCCTGCAAGAAATCATCAAAGCTTACTTCGAATGA